The Lysinibacillus irui sequence TTAAAATGAATTCTCAGATTATTTTCATCACAGCGAATCAATTGCTCCACAAATAAGTTAAAAATCTCTTCAAAGCTATTGGAACGATAGTCAATCATCTTCGCAATTTTCACACTATAATTCAAAGGCAGGTTCATCAATTTCTGTTCATCTAGCAATCTCACCTTCGGTAATGTAGGAAATAAATCATACACTAACTCAACTTGTGCACTGCGATTATCTGACAACATTACAACCGAGTTGACTGGGTAAATTCCTAAACATTCTACAAACTTATGCATAAAATTCTCATTATATAAATGGCGATCTCTATATAAAACAGCTAAAGCATCTGTAGCACCGTAGCCCATATGATAGACTCTCTTTGATGTCATGGCTGAATAAACATCAATAATTTGTAATAATTGCACACCTTCACTCATATTATCTGCACAAAGTTGATTCGGATAGCCCTTCCCGGCAAAGCGTTCGTGGTGATCTCGCGCTAAATAGGCGATGTCCTCTTCATTTTGTTCTACTAGTAGCTCATAACCCCTTGTTGTGTGTGTTTTAACGATTTCAAATTCATCTTCTGAGAGCTTTCTCTTTAAATTTAGTATTTCTTGAGGGATAAACACCTTCCCAATATCATGGAACAAATAACCCCTTGCTAACGTTTCGATATCCATTAAACCTAGGTATCTAGCAAAGATGGTACCTAATACAAATACATCAAATGAATGGACAAAGGAATATTCATCCCATTCCTTTAAACGTATAAGCAGTTCATAACGATGTTTTTTTTCTAAAATTTTTTCGAAAATCTCTCGTACATAGGCTGTATCCTGCATACTTTTAAGTATTTGCCCATAGCGCAATTCATGTACGACATTCTCCAGGGTGGTCATAAAAAGCTGACTCACTTTTTCCTTATAATCATCAACTGGCTCGCTTTTTTCAATTAATGGGGCAAAGAGATCTTCATATTCTCTTGTTCGTTGCGCACTTAAATCATGGACAACTCGAACTGAATCAGATGGTAAATAGACAGACAATTCATCTACTTTACGAAGTTTAAGTAAGGCAATAATTCGTTCCGTTAAAACTAGATCCTTTTTAGCTAGTAAGCGATACTCTGAAAAAATATCTTCTGCTAAGATATCATTTGCTTCAACTTCATGAATACTTAAGGTTACTTTTCGTAGCATATTTTCTGCCACATACGCATGTACTAAGCACTATGTGACTCCCTCCTTCTTCCGTAAGACTGCGTTATTCTGATAAACGTATAAGCATACGTTTTTGCTGATAGAGGCTTTTCATAGGCAAATCTAAATTTATCTAACGTACATTTACGGGGATGAAACGACTAATTATACTCATAAAAATATAAATACGATTATCTACATCATTTACAATATCATAGGTTAAAATACCTTTTCAACTAGTATATGGGACTCCTATGAATAGTTTCTACTATTTATATATTGAAAACTAAATGAAAATACAAATCTATTTAACTATAAAATAATTAATCATTATAATTTCAATGTTATTAATGAATTCAATAGACATATAAATGATGATTTTAAAACAAGTATTTATTAAATAAGAATAAATTTTTACGTTAATTTTATTTTGTAAAATTTTAAATTTTATCCATCCACTTTCCTTATTAAAGGAAAGGTTTCATACGTAAAGTTTCCATTTTTTCACCTTTATAGAAGGAGATAAGTACTAAAGCTTTTTAATACATGTGAAAAACGTTAATGGAAAGCTAAAAGCAACGCTAGAAGAAGTAAAAGAAGAGGATTGTACAGAAATCTACCCATTAAGTGAACGGATAGCAAATTACCATTCGTACCAACACAGGTAACGGATGAATTAACACTAGCCGCTTCTGAGCTCCTTTCGCCCTTGTTTATGTAGTTATCGATTTTTGCAGACACTGCCATTCTCTATTTAACGGGGAAAAAACGGGGAAAGAGCTAAGCTGATCTTTATATTGAAAGTATTGCTGGTAAACGGGCTATTTTATTCGTATTAGACGATGAAATTTAAAGAATGCAAAATGCCAGAAGAACATTATTGATCTTCTGGCATTTCCTCTTTAGACCGTATTTGCAATTCAGGTGTTCTCTCTAGCTGCTCAATAAATTTTCTCGTCTTAAAGCGAATACCCGTTTGCTCTTCATAAATCGTTGTAATAATTTTTTTGATAAAATATTTTGTTTCCTTTTTCAAATCTATTTTTCCAATTTGATCAATTGGAACTGTATAAAACATACGTATTAGCTTAAGCTGGGTTGGGGTTAAGCGGATGATGTAGGGATCATGCTGATAACAGCGATGACATAAAAAACCTCCTTGTGCAAAGGAAAAAGCAAACTCTCCATCTACAGCTCCACATGAGGCACAAGCATGTAATATGGGTTGCACACCTGTATAGGGCAGCATTTTCCATTCTACAAAAAGGGTAATGGCTTCAGGATCATAGCCTTCCTCTATTGCTTGTAAAGCATGGAGTAAAACATCAAATGCAAAGGGCTCCGGCTTTCCTTCTTCTACCACACGCTCCACTAATTCCATTATGTAGCTAGCATAAGCTGTAGCCATTATATCCTCACGAATATGGCGCATAGAATTCAAATGCTCCCCTTGTTGCAATGTACCCATGCCTGTATGGTGTTGTACCATAAACATACCATACGTAAAGGGTTGTGTGACAGATGCTAATCGACTAGAAGGCTTTTTAGCTCCTCGTGCCATAGTGGCAACCTTCCCTGCCTCACGCGTCAATAAGGTCACAATTTTATTGGATTCACCATAAGCACGCACCTTTAAAACAATTCCTTCCCATTTATGAAGCATAGTCCCCCTCCTTTCTAAAAGCTGTCCATGAAAATAGAGCTCTCCAAAATTTTTTGGACAGCTCAACGTAAAAACTATAAAAGCATCTTAATATTCATCATCACGGAAACCGAAATCACGTAAATGCGTTGATTTATTGCGCCAATCTTTTTGTACCTTTACCCATAGCTCTAAATAAACTTTAGAACCTAGCAGCATTTCGATATCCTTACGCGCCCGTGTCCCTACTTCTTTCAATAAGGCACCACGTTTACCAATGACAATGCCTTTTTGAGAATCGCGCTCCACAATGATTGTGGCTGCAACATGAATTTTATCTTCATTTTCTTCATCTCGACGAATTTTATCTATGACAACAGCTATAGAATGCGGAATTTCTTCACGTGTTAAAT is a genomic window containing:
- a CDS encoding HD-GYP domain-containing protein; its protein translation is MLRKVTLSIHEVEANDILAEDIFSEYRLLAKKDLVLTERIIALLKLRKVDELSVYLPSDSVRVVHDLSAQRTREYEDLFAPLIEKSEPVDDYKEKVSQLFMTTLENVVHELRYGQILKSMQDTAYVREIFEKILEKKHRYELLIRLKEWDEYSFVHSFDVFVLGTIFARYLGLMDIETLARGYLFHDIGKVFIPQEILNLKRKLSEDEFEIVKTHTTRGYELLVEQNEEDIAYLARDHHERFAGKGYPNQLCADNMSEGVQLLQIIDVYSAMTSKRVYHMGYGATDALAVLYRDRHLYNENFMHKFVECLGIYPVNSVVMLSDNRSAQVELVYDLFPTLPKVRLLDEQKLMNLPLNYSVKIAKMIDYRSNSFEEIFNLFVEQLIRCDENNLRIHFNKLIDHLHPKEIVLKIFLPAFRILRVLTREIQTDMTKYKNAISILKKLLEEQLNVLYMDYQHEKTAILVVETSLRENFFIKLVQSILYIDKIVPFFINPGDDQRITQLMGHCDVNVAYFIEDERTVDKRVRPMREGTFLYYSLDDIEEVLVSLIGMSMKKFSFEEKMQERLFSTSQV
- the recO gene encoding DNA repair protein RecO translates to MLHKWEGIVLKVRAYGESNKIVTLLTREAGKVATMARGAKKPSSRLASVTQPFTYGMFMVQHHTGMGTLQQGEHLNSMRHIREDIMATAYASYIMELVERVVEEGKPEPFAFDVLLHALQAIEEGYDPEAITLFVEWKMLPYTGVQPILHACASCGAVDGEFAFSFAQGGFLCHRCYQHDPYIIRLTPTQLKLIRMFYTVPIDQIGKIDLKKETKYFIKKIITTIYEEQTGIRFKTRKFIEQLERTPELQIRSKEEMPEDQ